Proteins encoded within one genomic window of Spodoptera frugiperda isolate SF20-4 chromosome 7, AGI-APGP_CSIRO_Sfru_2.0, whole genome shotgun sequence:
- the LOC118265696 gene encoding allergen Tha p 1, with product MKSFIVLCLFGLAAVALAKPNGSTYTDRYDNVNLDEILGNRRLLTPYIKCILEEGKCTADGKELKSHIREALEQNCAKCTDAQRSGTRRVLGHLINNEEESWNRLKAKYDPQSKYTVKYELELKKLKQ from the exons aTGAAGTCCTTCATAGTTCTGTGTTTGTTCGGTCTGGCTGCAGTGGCTCTGGCCAAGCCAAATGGCAGCACTTACACCGATAGGTACGACAATGTCAACCTGGATGAGATCCTCGGAAACCGTCGTCTCCTGACTCCTTACATTAAGTGCATCCTCGAAGAGGGCAAGTGCACTGCTGATGGCAAGGAACTGAAAT CTCACATCAGGGAAGCTTTAGAACAGAACTGTGCCAAGTGTACCGATGCTCAGCGCAGTGGTACCCGCAGGGTCTTGGGCCACCTCATCAACAACGAAGAGGAGTCCTGGAACCGCCTCAAGGCCAAATACGACCCTCAGTCCAAATACACCGTCAAATACGAACTGGAACTCAAAAAActgaaacaataa